The DNA segment TATCTTCTTTACTATCTTGATTTTCTGAAATCAATTTATTTATCGAAGATTTAAGCCACGCTTTGTCTGTCCTTTTCTTAAAAATATAATGAAATTTGCCTGATTTTCTTTGAGATCTTGCGATATCAAGTAAACGTCTAATATTGGGATCAGTAAGAGATGTTCCAATAAATAAACAAGTTTTATCTCTAAATTTGTTTATTTGGACGATATTATTCCAACTGTAAGTATTACTGTATTGTTCATGATAGACAAATTCCCCTAAAGTAATCTTGTTGTCAATTCCAATCTTACCTTTCCTAGGAAGAAAACCGTGAACGTGGTAAATTTTTAAAATATTATTTTCCTGACTTACTGCTTGGCCGAACACAGACTCAAAAGGGATATCAAGATTAGTATCTTTTAGTTTAGCTTCGATGATATCATCGTAGTTATAGGTTATAATTCCATCTAAATTAGGACTATTTCTTGGCGCAACACAGAATTTAACTATCTCCTCAATAATTAATGACGTGAAATTATCATTAAATGTTTCATAGAGTGCTTCTCTTACTTGACTTTCAAATTTATTTTTATTGTTTTCATCTTTGAAAGATTCCTCCAAATATCTACCAGCAATCAAGGGACTAGGATTAAATATTTTCGAAAAGAATTTTGATAAAGTAACAGCTTTATCTGTTTCAGTTTCGATAGTTGTCATTAATAGGCGTTGAAGCAAGTTTTCCCACGTAGGTATTCCAAAGCCAGAAGAGATGCCAGCGCCTACTACGAAATTTAAATTTCCCCTAGTATACGCTTCTTTTAAATGCTTGATTGCAGTGACAGAAGTTGATTTCCTTGTTTTAGGAAGGCTTATCAATTTCCAATCATTTTCTATAATTTTACTCAAATCTTGAATCATAGCGAATAATTTTTCACTGGATGCTTCAAAATCAAATGTTGCATCGAATGGAATATTACGTTCTACTATTAAATCTGAAAATAGACCTTCCTTATTATCATTTTTTGATTCGTTGTCCATATTTACTAACTTCAATATTATTGTCCTTCTTTAGTGAGTAGGTTAAATATTTAAGTAGAACGCAATTTATATTAATTAACAAATCACTTTATTTTCCACCCCGCTAATATAATCCTTTTCCCACCTCAAAAACCTGCTTCAACCACATTTCCCAACGGAGTACTTCAACCAAGGACAAATCCCATTCTTTGCCCACATCTGATAAACTACTATCTGCCTTACCAACGATCTTGGCTGAATTATCTTGAAGTCTTTTGGCGAAAGCCTAAAAATTATCAATATGACAATAATTCTGAATGTGAAATTGGGAATTCTGCCCTACTAAAAATGCTGATACTGAATTTTTAAAGGACAATGTTTGCTATATTTTGAGCATATCCAAAAATTTTGCTAAAGTGGATTATTGCCTGCCTTCTACTCCACTTTATCGGGCTGTTTTTGCTATCTTTGCGTGACTAAAAAAATATTTTAATTAACATAAATACCACTATAATGTCAGACAAAGCGACCATTTACTACACAATGACAGACGAGGCGCCAATGCTTGCAACTCATTCTTTTTTGCCTATTGTAAAAGCATTTAATGCTCCAGCAGGGATTACTGTTGAAACCAAAAATATTTCACTTGCAGGAAGAATTATCGCAAATCTTGGAGAATACCTTACGCCAGAGCAGCGAATTGTAGATGATCTTTTGTTTTTGGGCGATATGGCCAAAACGCCTGAAGCTAACATTATTAAACTTCCGAATATCTCGGCGTCTGTACCGCAACTTAAAGAAGCGATTGCCGAATTGCAAAAACAAGGTTACGCGCTTCCTGAATTTCCAGCTGATGCCAAAACTGCTGAAGAGAAAGCAATTAAAGCGGCTTATTCTAAGGTTTTAGGATCTGCGGTAAACCCAGTTTTGCGCGAAGGAAACTCTGACCGTCGTGCGCCTAAAGCGGTGAAAAACTTTGCTAAAAAACATCCACACTCAATGGGTGCTTGGAGTTCAGACTCGAAAACTGAAGTGGCAAGTATGACGCAAGGTGACTTTTACGGAAGTGAAAAATCTGTTTGTCTGCAAGAAGCGGATACTTTCAAAATCGAATTTGTAGGTACTGATGGACAGACAAAAACATTAAAAGAAAATGCTCCTTTATTAAAAGAAGAAATTATAGATACAGCAGTTTTGAGTGTTTCGGAACTGAAAAAATTCGTAGCCAAAGAAATTTTGGTGGCAAAAGAAAAAGGAATTTTATTGTCGGTGCACCTAAAAGCTACGATGATGAAAGTTTCTGATCCAATTATCTTTGGAGCAATTGTAGAAGTTTTCTTTGCTGATGTATTTGAAAAATACGCCGACCTTTTTGCTGAGCTTGGTGTTGACACCAAAAACGGTTTAGGAGACGTTTATGCAAAAATCGCTGGTCACGCTAAGGAAGCTGAAGTAAAAGCGGCCCTTGAAAACACAAAAGAAAATGGTCCCGCTTTAGCAATGGTAAATTCTGATAAAGGAATTACAAATCTTCACGTTCCTTCTGACGTTATCGTTGATGCTTCTATGCCTGCAATGATCCGTACTTCTGGACAAATGTGGAATAAAGATGGAAAAGCTCAAGATACACTTGCACTTATTCCAGACCGTTCGTACGCTGGAGTTTATGTTGCTACGATTGACTTCTGTAAAAAACACGGTGCCTTTGACCCTGCAACAATGGGAAGTGTGCCAAACGTAGGTTTGATGGCTCAAAAAGCTGAAGAATACGGATCTCACGACAAGACTTTCCAAATGGAAGCTGATGGTGTGGTGAAAGTTGTAAACTCTAAAGGAGAGGTTTTGATGGAGCAAGAAGTTGCTAATAAAGACATTTTTAGAATGTGTCAAGTGAAAGACGCACCAATTCAGGACTGGGTAAAACTAGCGGTGAATAGAGCAAGATTATCTGATACTCCTGCGATTTTCTGGTTGGACGAAAAGAGAGCTCACGATCGTTTGTTGATAGAAAAAGTAAATCTTTACTTGAAAGATCACGATACTGCCGGTCTTGACATAAGAATTATGAATCCGATTGATGCAACAAATTTCTCTTTAGAGCGCATCAAAGACGGAAAAGATACCATCTCTGTAACTGGAAACGTTCTTCGTGATTACCTAACTGATTTATTCCCAATTTTGGAATTAGGAACTTCGGCAAAAATGCTATCGATCGTTCCGTTGATGAATGGTGGTGGATTGTTTGAAACTGGTGCTGGTGGATCTGCGCCTAAGCATATCGAGCAATTTATCGAAGAAGGATATTTGCGTTGGGATTCTCTTGGAGAGTTTTTGGCTTTGGGAGTTTCTTTGGAGCACCTTGGTCAATCGCTTAACAATTCAAAAGCTTTAGTAATTTCTGAAGCTTTGGATCTTGCAACAGAAAAATTCCTTGACAATGACAAATCTCCAGCTCGTAAAGTTGGACAAATTGACAATAGAGGATCGCACTTTTACCTAGCGATGTACTGGGCAGAAGCCCTTGCAAATCAAACGAAAGATGCTGAATTGAAATCTAAATTTGCTCCAATCGCTGAAGAGTTGAAAGCAAACGAAGAAAAAATTAATTCTGAACTAATTGGAGCACAAGGAAAACCTCAAGAAATTGGCGGTTACTACCACCCGAACTTCAAGAAGACTGATGAGGCAATGCGTCCAAGTGAAACATTGAATACTATTTTGGCTAAACTTTCGTAGTTTCCCTTAAATATATATCAAAAAGACGGCCTTAATCAGCCGTCTTTTTTTGTGAATACTATATTTACCTGCTTTTTAAACTTGCTGCTTTTCAGCAAAATTGTACTAACTGTCAAACACTTGGCTCTTCTATGGTTTTTAAAAATATAATGCCGTTTATACTTATTTTCCTCTTTGCGGTTTCGACTACAATGGCACAGGAAAAAGTCACGATTTCGGGTACTGTGAAAGATCAGAATACTAACGAAAAAATTATTGGAGTGAATATTCTGTTGTTGCCGTCCAAAATGTATGGGGTGACTAATGAATATGGATTTTTCTCGTTGACCGTTCCCACGGGAGATTACACGCTTGAGGTTAGTTATATATCCTACGAAACTGTGATGCGTGAAATCAAAGCGACACAAAATATTCGGTTGAATATTGATTTGCGTGAAGACGCGCTACAACTATCTGAAGTTATCGTGGGAAGCAAAAGCCGAACTAATACTCGAAGTACCGAAATGAGTGTGGCCAAGATTAGTATGGCCGAAATTAAGAGAATGCCCGTAGTTCTTGGCGAAAGCGATATTTTGAAATCTATTCTGACTTTGCCTGGAGTTACAAATGCTGGCGAGGGACAATCGGGTTTTAACGTTCGTGGTGGCGCAGTCGATCAGAATTTGATTTTGCTAGACGAAGCGACGATTTATAATTCATCTCACCTTTTTGGATTTTTCTCGGTATTTAATTCGGATGCAATTAAAGATTTGAAGCTGTATAAAGGTGGAATTCCTGCTCGCTTTGGTGGAAGGGTTTCGTCGGTTTTGGATATTTATCAGAAAGAAGGAAATAGCAAAGACTTTAGTATGACTGGTGGCGTGGGACTAATTTCGAGTCGTTTGCTTGCCGAAGGTCCAATTGTTAAAGACAAAGGATCGTTTCTAGTAGCGGGTCGTAGTTCATACGCGCATCTTTTTTTGAAGCTCACAGATA comes from the Flavobacterium ardleyense genome and includes:
- a CDS encoding SIR2 family protein, with product MDNESKNDNKEGLFSDLIVERNIPFDATFDFEASSEKLFAMIQDLSKIIENDWKLISLPKTRKSTSVTAIKHLKEAYTRGNLNFVVGAGISSGFGIPTWENLLQRLLMTTIETETDKAVTLSKFFSKIFNPSPLIAGRYLEESFKDENNKNKFESQVREALYETFNDNFTSLIIEEIVKFCVAPRNSPNLDGIITYNYDDIIEAKLKDTNLDIPFESVFGQAVSQENNILKIYHVHGFLPRKGKIGIDNKITLGEFVYHEQYSNTYSWNNIVQINKFRDKTCLFIGTSLTDPNIRRLLDIARSQRKSGKFHYIFKKRTDKAWLKSSINKLISENQDSKEDKIMDLLQVEDTINFLTELKNRFEEKDSESLGVKTVWIDYYDQDISEILKKIRL
- a CDS encoding NADP-dependent isocitrate dehydrogenase, which encodes MSDKATIYYTMTDEAPMLATHSFLPIVKAFNAPAGITVETKNISLAGRIIANLGEYLTPEQRIVDDLLFLGDMAKTPEANIIKLPNISASVPQLKEAIAELQKQGYALPEFPADAKTAEEKAIKAAYSKVLGSAVNPVLREGNSDRRAPKAVKNFAKKHPHSMGAWSSDSKTEVASMTQGDFYGSEKSVCLQEADTFKIEFVGTDGQTKTLKENAPLLKEEIIDTAVLSVSELKKFVAKEILVAKEKGILLSVHLKATMMKVSDPIIFGAIVEVFFADVFEKYADLFAELGVDTKNGLGDVYAKIAGHAKEAEVKAALENTKENGPALAMVNSDKGITNLHVPSDVIVDASMPAMIRTSGQMWNKDGKAQDTLALIPDRSYAGVYVATIDFCKKHGAFDPATMGSVPNVGLMAQKAEEYGSHDKTFQMEADGVVKVVNSKGEVLMEQEVANKDIFRMCQVKDAPIQDWVKLAVNRARLSDTPAIFWLDEKRAHDRLLIEKVNLYLKDHDTAGLDIRIMNPIDATNFSLERIKDGKDTISVTGNVLRDYLTDLFPILELGTSAKMLSIVPLMNGGGLFETGAGGSAPKHIEQFIEEGYLRWDSLGEFLALGVSLEHLGQSLNNSKALVISEALDLATEKFLDNDKSPARKVGQIDNRGSHFYLAMYWAEALANQTKDAELKSKFAPIAEELKANEEKINSELIGAQGKPQEIGGYYHPNFKKTDEAMRPSETLNTILAKLS